A genomic stretch from Elusimicrobiota bacterium includes:
- the ispH gene encoding 4-hydroxy-3-methylbut-2-enyl diphosphate reductase has protein sequence MPKRVQITVARTAGFCPGVKNAIDKTLELAKHGKKPIYTLGPLIHNKQVIEMLREKGVYAVNDVSEIKNKNAILVIRAHGIPPETEKAIRASGLEVVDATCPLVKHVQENIKKHAARGYSTIIVGDKDHAEVAGLMGCAQGRGLVVNGPEEIKNLPGLDKVNIVAQTTQEEEIFLKTAEAACSKAIELTVSNTICNPTRQRQKETVEFSKKSDLVIVVGGKNSANTARLFQICAKLAKEAVHIEKEDELQKELFAGKKRIFITAGASTPTWMVEKALERARQLTGERQGPLAERLFFAWELFVTSGAYTAMAAAALTFVCMRLEGVPVSKRLLLMAGLFVLSLHMVNRAEEKGASEPDRAKRLLFIRFKTLSKFAAFLAGTLALLLSSALGIKVFFTAAFFWFVGMLYPYKLPPGSRKFANFPASKDIVTALGWGFMCAYVPGLWYGTGLYHSTHLAVVFAALLVFTRSVLFGVSHAHSDMIVGKENFYKAAGPQFTYLTVFAIFMFLESILLILKSMAWKPELASALATGLFYYLALIIFFYFSKIPERITSETLIDTQFIVLALLAGSK, from the coding sequence ATGCCGAAACGAGTACAGATAACTGTGGCCAGAACAGCCGGTTTCTGCCCCGGCGTGAAAAATGCCATAGACAAAACGCTGGAACTGGCGAAGCACGGTAAAAAACCGATCTATACTCTCGGGCCCCTCATCCATAACAAACAGGTTATAGAAATGCTCCGTGAAAAGGGAGTTTACGCGGTAAATGACGTCTCGGAAATTAAAAACAAAAACGCCATACTTGTTATCAGGGCCCACGGCATCCCCCCTGAGACCGAAAAAGCCATAAGGGCCTCCGGGCTGGAGGTCGTGGACGCCACCTGCCCGCTTGTCAAGCATGTGCAGGAAAATATTAAAAAGCACGCGGCGCGGGGATATTCCACTATAATCGTCGGCGATAAGGACCACGCTGAAGTTGCCGGCCTTATGGGCTGCGCGCAGGGCCGGGGACTTGTGGTGAACGGCCCGGAAGAAATAAAAAATCTGCCGGGCCTGGACAAGGTTAACATTGTCGCTCAGACAACCCAGGAAGAGGAAATTTTTCTAAAAACCGCGGAAGCGGCCTGCTCTAAAGCGATCGAACTTACGGTTTCAAACACCATCTGCAACCCGACCAGGCAGCGCCAGAAGGAAACAGTTGAATTTTCCAAAAAATCAGATCTGGTAATAGTGGTGGGCGGTAAAAATTCCGCCAATACCGCAAGGCTCTTCCAGATCTGCGCGAAACTCGCGAAAGAAGCCGTGCACATAGAAAAAGAAGACGAACTGCAAAAGGAGCTTTTTGCCGGCAAGAAAAGAATTTTTATAACGGCCGGAGCCTCAACGCCCACCTGGATGGTGGAAAAAGCGCTTGAGCGGGCGCGGCAGCTTACCGGCGAGCGGCAGGGCCCGCTTGCCGAGCGGCTTTTTTTTGCGTGGGAGCTGTTCGTGACCAGCGGCGCTTACACGGCTATGGCCGCGGCGGCGCTTACCTTTGTGTGCATGCGCCTTGAGGGCGTGCCGGTTTCAAAAAGACTTTTATTGATGGCCGGGCTTTTCGTGCTCAGCCTGCATATGGTAAACCGCGCCGAGGAAAAGGGCGCCTCTGAGCCTGACAGGGCGAAGCGCCTGCTTTTTATCCGCTTCAAGACCCTGTCAAAATTCGCGGCGTTTTTAGCCGGAACGCTGGCGTTGCTTCTGTCATCCGCGCTTGGGATCAAAGTATTTTTCACCGCCGCTTTTTTCTGGTTCGTGGGCATGCTCTACCCTTACAAACTGCCGCCTGGTTCCAGAAAATTCGCCAATTTTCCCGCCTCAAAAGACATTGTAACGGCCCTGGGCTGGGGGTTTATGTGCGCTTATGTGCCGGGGCTCTGGTACGGAACAGGTCTTTACCATTCCACGCACCTGGCCGTGGTATTTGCCGCGCTTCTGGTTTTCACGCGCTCGGTGCTTTTCGGCGTGAGCCACGCGCACAGCGACATGATAGTCGGCAAGGAAAATTTTTATAAGGCGGCCGGGCCGCAGTTCACCTATCTGACGGTGTTCGCCATATTTATGTTCCTTGAAAGCATATTGCTGATACTTAAAAGCATGGCCTGGAAGCCGGAACTGGCTTCGGCTCTTGCCACAGGTTTATTCTATTACCTGGCCCTGATAATATTTTTCTACTTCAGCAAGATCCCTGAACGCATAACCTCGGAAACTCTCATCGATACGCAGTTCATAGTGCTGGCGCTGCTGGCGGGAAGCAAGTGA
- a CDS encoding NAD(P)/FAD-dependent oxidoreductase, whose protein sequence is MNTKIRHAGQDSSDIIVIGGGPAGIMAAGRAGELGAKTTLIEKNTRLGIKLLLTGGGRCNVTNSAGVKEFIEAFGKNGKFLYRALSVFSNENLTAFLNSRGVPTRVDPDGKIFPSDDKAQSVLSALNGYLRHGKVNVACGLGAAGILLRGGEEIEGVELSDGGIVRAKKIIIATGGMSYPKTGSTGDGYALAKKCGHTIVPLRPGLTALESDEPFIKDLQGLTLQNITIKILVNGRKAAAEKGDLLFTHFGVSGPKLLVLSAIAVDALADPGNKVELSLNLKPELTAAGLTGAIQNYFSGNGARLFASYLKAALPNSLAPVFERRCAIDHTRQCASITGAERKKIAEMFSDFRLHITRPRPIQEATVTRGGVNLAEINPLTMESRIVRGLYFCGEVMDLDGITGGYNLQEAFSTGYLAGQSASAV, encoded by the coding sequence ATGAATACAAAAATCCGTCACGCGGGCCAGGACAGCTCCGATATAATCGTCATCGGCGGCGGACCCGCCGGCATTATGGCGGCGGGCCGCGCGGGGGAACTGGGCGCGAAAACGACGCTTATTGAAAAAAACACGCGCCTGGGAATAAAGCTGCTGCTTACCGGCGGGGGCAGGTGCAATGTCACCAACAGCGCCGGAGTAAAAGAATTTATTGAAGCTTTCGGCAAAAACGGAAAATTCCTGTACAGGGCGCTAAGCGTGTTCTCGAACGAAAATTTAACAGCCTTTTTGAATTCGCGCGGGGTTCCCACCCGCGTTGATCCGGACGGGAAGATATTCCCTTCGGATGACAAAGCGCAAAGCGTTCTGTCCGCGCTGAACGGCTACCTGAGGCACGGCAAAGTTAATGTAGCCTGCGGTCTGGGGGCTGCGGGAATTTTATTGCGCGGCGGCGAAGAAATAGAGGGCGTTGAACTTTCAGACGGCGGCATTGTCCGCGCAAAAAAAATAATTATCGCGACCGGCGGAATGTCTTACCCGAAAACAGGCTCCACGGGCGACGGCTACGCCCTGGCAAAAAAATGCGGGCACACCATTGTCCCGCTCAGGCCGGGACTTACGGCCCTTGAATCGGATGAACCGTTCATAAAAGACCTGCAGGGGCTGACGCTTCAAAACATAACAATTAAGATCCTGGTCAACGGCAGGAAAGCGGCGGCGGAAAAAGGCGACCTGCTGTTCACGCATTTCGGCGTATCGGGACCGAAGCTGCTCGTTTTGAGCGCGATCGCGGTGGATGCGCTTGCCGACCCCGGCAACAAGGTGGAGCTTTCCCTGAATCTGAAGCCGGAACTGACGGCTGCCGGATTAACAGGAGCTATCCAAAATTATTTTTCGGGTAACGGCGCCAGGCTATTTGCGAGTTATCTCAAAGCGGCTTTGCCGAATTCGCTTGCGCCCGTGTTTGAGCGCCGGTGCGCCATTGACCACACCAGGCAGTGCGCTTCCATTACCGGCGCGGAACGGAAAAAAATAGCGGAGATGTTCAGCGATTTCAGATTACATATAACCAGACCGCGCCCCATCCAGGAGGCTACCGTCACACGCGGGGGCGTGAATTTAGCCGAAATAAACCCCCTTACAATGGAGTCGCGTATCGTGCGCGGGCTTTATTTTTGCGGCGAGGTGATGGATCTTGACGGGATTACCGGCGGCTATAATTTGCAGGAAGCGTTTTCCACCGGCTATCTGGCCGGCCAGTCGGCAAGCGCGGTGTAA